The proteins below are encoded in one region of Castor canadensis chromosome 6, mCasCan1.hap1v2, whole genome shotgun sequence:
- the Pdap1 gene encoding 28 kDa heat- and acid-stable phosphoprotein, which yields MPKGGRKGGHKGRARQYTSPEEIDAQLQAEEQKAREEEEQEEGGDGASGDPKKEKKSLDSDESEDEDDDYQQKRKGVEGLIDIENPNRVAQTTKKVTQLDLDGPKELSRREREEIEKQKAKERYMKMHLAGKTEQAKADLARLAIIRKQREEAARKKEEERKAKDDATLSGKRMQSLSLNK from the exons ATGCCTAAAGGAG GGAGAAAGGGAGGCCACAAAGGCCGGGCAAGGCAGTACACGAGCCCTGAGGAGATCGATGCCCAGCTCCAGGCTGAAGAGCAGAAGGCCAGG GAAGAAGAGGAGCAAgaagaaggtggagatggggctTCAGGTGACCCCAAAAAGGAGAAGAAGTCTCTAGACTCGGATGAGAGTGAGGATGAAGACGATGATTACCAG CAAAAGCGCAAAGGTGTGGAGGGGCTCATTGACATCGAGAACCCCAACCGAGTGGCACAGACAACCaaaaaggtcacacagctggatcTGGATGGGCCAAAGGAGCTGTCAAGGAGAGAACG AGAAGAGATCGAGAAGCAGAAAGCGAAAGAGCGCTACATGAAGATGCATTTAGCAGGGAAGACAGAGCAGGCCAAGGCTGACCTCGCCCGGCTGGCCATCATCCGAAAGCAGCGGGAGGAGGCggcaaggaagaaagaggaagagaggaaag CAAAAGATGACGCGACTTTGTCAGGAAAACGAATGCAGTCGCTCTCCCTAAATAAGTAA
- the Bud31 gene encoding protein BUD31 homolog, whose product MPKVKRSRKAPPDGWELIEPTLDELDQKMREAETEPHEGKRKVESLWPIFRIHHQKTRYIFDLFYKRKAISRELYEYCIKEGYADKNLIAKWKKQGYENLCCLRCIQTRDTNFGTNCICRVPKSKLEVGRIIECTHCGCRGCSG is encoded by the exons ATGCCTAAAGTAAAAAGAAGCCGGAAAGCACCCCCAGATGGCTGGGAGTTGATCGAGCCAACACTGGATGAGTTGGACCAAAAGATGAGAGAAG CCGAAACAGAGCCCcatgaaggaaagaggaaggtggAGTCTCTGTGGCCCATCTTCAGGATCCACCACCAGAAAACCCGCTACATCTTCGATCTCTTTTACAAGCGCAAAGCCATAAGCAGAG AACTCTACGAGTACTGCATTAAAGAAGGCTATGCAGACAAGAACCTGATCGCAAAGTGGAAGAAGCAGGGCTATGAGAACCTGTGCTGCCTGCGCTGTATTCAGACCCGGGACACCAACTTTGGGACCAACTGCATTTGCCGGGTTCCCAAAAGCAAGCTGGAAGTG GGTCGTATCATTGAGTGCACACACTGTGGCTGCCGGGGCTGCTCTGGCTGA
- the Ptcd1 gene encoding pentatricopeptide repeat-containing protein 1, mitochondrial isoform X1, with amino-acid sequence MRTAPARFPPWASAAESDSVSAWDSVGTLLGATRRLGVIHCAGHLHFPGPGGAGKPEMDLMRLARLFSGPRPMGLSIHRYLDPHGARWTRDEQELAWLRAMWPARPGSLSFSSSSSQLPLGQRSQKNTSSLPCDLSQPGLPSSEKDEDEEHFGTLSDKYSSRRVFRKSTAQLYNLRLWQQSVDGDEGELEPRPWQGRRNTPYWYFFQCKRLIKAGKLAEALDLFERQMLKEEQLQPLECNYTVLIGGCGRVGYLKKAFRLYSDMKKRDLEPSDATYTALFNVCAESPWKDSALQSALKLRQQLSARNFQLNLKTYHALLKVAARCADLRMCLDVFKEIVHKGHAVTEETFNFLLMGCIQDKKTGFRHALQVWRQMLSLGLKPSRHGYNLLLGAARDCGLGDPEVASRLLLRPQEEMLLLQSPASRWRAGSRGQPRSGDGVSATLHVEVLERQLFLEPSQELEEPPEARLPTKAHINVGTEPKPGHTAALTPLAMKPPPLELDVNLLALGTVSPTVVSFGTVATPADRLALMGGLEGFLGKMVEHGLHPDIKTLTLLAEVVEPGSPAETSLLAALDRYQVEADVTFFNTLMRKKSKLGDLEGAKALLPVLAKRGIVPNLQTFCNLAIGCRSPRDGLQLLADMKKSQLNPNTHIYSTLINAAIKKLDYAYLIDILKDMLQSRVPVNEVVIRQLEFAAEYPPTFDRYKGKNTYLEKIDGFRAYYKQWLKVMPAEETPHPWQEFRTKPKGNRDTIGDAGVNGGHGSR; translated from the exons ATGCGAACTGCGCCTGCGCGTTTCCCGCCTTGGGCGAGCGCCGCGGAAAGTGACTCAGTTTCAGCCTGGGACTCAGTGGGGACTCTGCTAGGGGCAACGCGGAGACTCGGCGTAATTCACTGCGCCGGACATTTGCA TTTTCCAGGCCCTGGTGGAGCAGGAAAGCCAGAGATGGACCTCATGAGACTTGCTCGGCTCTTCTCTGGCCCTCGCCCCATGGGACTGTCCATCCACCGATACCTTGACCCCCATGGAGCCCGGTGGACAAGAGATGAGCAGGAACTTGCATGGCTGAGGGCCATGTGGCCAGCTCGGCCAGGGTCACTGTCCTTCAGCAGCTCTTCCTCTCAGCTGCCTCTGGGTCAGAGGAGCCAGAAGAACACAAGCAGCCTCCCTTGTGACTTGAGCCAGCCTGGCCTGCCATCCTCTGAGAAGGACGAGGATGAGGAGCACTTCGGGACCCTCTCCGACAAGTACTCCTCCCGGAGAGTGTTCCGGAAATCCACAGCACAGCTGTATAACCTGCGGCTCTGGCAGCAGAGTGTGGATGGGGATGAAGGGGAACTGGAGCCCAGACCCTGGCAAGGCCGGAGGAACACTCCGTACTGGTACTTCTTTCAGTGCAAGCGCCTGATCAAGGCGGGAAAG CTGGCCGAGGCCCTGGACCTGTTTGAGAGGCAGATGCTGAAAGAGGAGCAACTTCAGCCGCTTGAGTGCAACTACACCGTGCTGATCGGCGGCTGCGGGCGCGTGGGCTACCTCAAGAAGGCCTTCAGGCTCTACAGCGAC ATGAAGAAGAGGGACCTGGAGCCCTCAGATGCCACATACACAGCCCTGTTCAATGTCTGTGCCGAATCCCCCTGGAAGGACTCTGCTCTTCAGAGCGCCCTGAAGCTCCGACAGCAGCTCAGTGCCAGAAACTTCCAGCTCAACCTGAAAACATACCATGCCCTACTGAAGGTGGCTGCCAGGTGTGCAGACCTCAGGATGTGCCTGGATGTGTTCAAG GAAATCGTCCACAAGGGTCACGCGGTCACTGAGGAGACCTTCAATTTCCTGCTTATGGGTTGTATCCAGGACAAGAAGACAGGCTTCCGGCACGCCCTGCAG GTGTGGAGGCAGATGCTGAGTCTGGGGCTCAAGCCAAGTCGGCATGGTTACAACCTGCTGTTGGGGGCAGCCCGTGACTGTGGCCTTGGGGACCCAGAGGTGGCCTCCAGGTTGCTCCTGAGGCCCCAGGAAGAGATGCTCCTGCTCCAGTCACCAGCAAGCAGGTggagggcagggagcaggggCCAGCCCAGATCAGGTGATGGTGTGTCAGCCACACTGCATGTGGAGGTCCTGGAAAGGCAGCTGTTTCTGGAACCCTCTCAGGAACTTGAGGAGCCTCCTGAGGCCAGATTACCTACCAAGGCCCACATTAATGTGGGAACTGAGCCAAAGCCTGGCCACACGGCAGCCCTCACCCCACTGGCCATGAAGCCACCTCCCTTGGAGCTGGACGTCAACCTCCTGGCCCTTGGGACTGTCTCCCCTACTGTGGTCTCCTTTGGGACAGTGGCCACCCCAGCtgacaggctggccttgatgGGAGGCCTAGAAGGCTTCCTGGGCAAGATGGTGGAGCATGGTCTCCACCCAGACATCAAAACCCTCACCCTGCTGGCCGAGGTTGTGGAGCCCGGGAGCCCTGCGGAAACCTCACTGCTGGCCGCCCTGGACAGGTACCAGGTGGAGGCTGATGTGACCTTCTTCAACACACTGATGAGGAAGAAGAGCAAGCTGGGAGACCTGGAGGGGGCGAAG GCGCTGttgccagtcctggcaaaaagggGGATTGTTCCCAACCTGCAGACATTCTGCAACCTGGCCATTGGGTGCCGCAGCCCTAGGGATGGACTGCAGCTGCTGGCGGACATGAAG AAGTCTCAGCTGAACCCCAACACCCACATCTACAGTACGCTCATCAACGCGGCCATCAAGAAGCTGGACTACGCCTACCTCATCGACATCTTGAAAGACATGCTGCAGAGCAGAGTCCCTGTGAACGAGGTGGTCATCCGCCAGCTGGAGTTTGCTGCTGAGTACCCTCCCACCTTTGACCGT TACAAAGGGAAGAACACCTACTTGGAGAAGATCGATGGCTTCCGAGCTTATTATAAGCAGTGGTTGAAAGTGATGCCCGCAGAGGAAACCCCCCACCCCTGGCAGGAGTTCCGGACTAAGCCCAAGGGGAACCGAGACACCATCGGGGATGCTGGTGTCAACGGAGGCCATGGGAGCAGGTGA
- the Ptcd1 gene encoding pentatricopeptide repeat-containing protein 1, mitochondrial isoform X2, which yields MRTAPARFPPWASAAESDSVSAWDSVGTLLGATRRLGVIHCAGHLHFPGPGGAGKPEMDLMRLARLFSGPRPMGLSIHRYLDPHGARWTRDEQELAWLRAMWPARPGSLSFSSSSSQLPLGQRSQKNTSSLPCDLSQPGLPSSEKDEDEEHFGTLSDKYSSRRVFRKSTAQLYNLRLWQQSVDGDEGELEPRPWQGRRNTPYWYFFQCKRLIKAGKLAEALDLFERQMLKEEQLQPLECNYTVLIGGCGRVGYLKKAFRLYSDEIVHKGHAVTEETFNFLLMGCIQDKKTGFRHALQVWRQMLSLGLKPSRHGYNLLLGAARDCGLGDPEVASRLLLRPQEEMLLLQSPASRWRAGSRGQPRSGDGVSATLHVEVLERQLFLEPSQELEEPPEARLPTKAHINVGTEPKPGHTAALTPLAMKPPPLELDVNLLALGTVSPTVVSFGTVATPADRLALMGGLEGFLGKMVEHGLHPDIKTLTLLAEVVEPGSPAETSLLAALDRYQVEADVTFFNTLMRKKSKLGDLEGAKALLPVLAKRGIVPNLQTFCNLAIGCRSPRDGLQLLADMKKSQLNPNTHIYSTLINAAIKKLDYAYLIDILKDMLQSRVPVNEVVIRQLEFAAEYPPTFDRYKGKNTYLEKIDGFRAYYKQWLKVMPAEETPHPWQEFRTKPKGNRDTIGDAGVNGGHGSR from the exons ATGCGAACTGCGCCTGCGCGTTTCCCGCCTTGGGCGAGCGCCGCGGAAAGTGACTCAGTTTCAGCCTGGGACTCAGTGGGGACTCTGCTAGGGGCAACGCGGAGACTCGGCGTAATTCACTGCGCCGGACATTTGCA TTTTCCAGGCCCTGGTGGAGCAGGAAAGCCAGAGATGGACCTCATGAGACTTGCTCGGCTCTTCTCTGGCCCTCGCCCCATGGGACTGTCCATCCACCGATACCTTGACCCCCATGGAGCCCGGTGGACAAGAGATGAGCAGGAACTTGCATGGCTGAGGGCCATGTGGCCAGCTCGGCCAGGGTCACTGTCCTTCAGCAGCTCTTCCTCTCAGCTGCCTCTGGGTCAGAGGAGCCAGAAGAACACAAGCAGCCTCCCTTGTGACTTGAGCCAGCCTGGCCTGCCATCCTCTGAGAAGGACGAGGATGAGGAGCACTTCGGGACCCTCTCCGACAAGTACTCCTCCCGGAGAGTGTTCCGGAAATCCACAGCACAGCTGTATAACCTGCGGCTCTGGCAGCAGAGTGTGGATGGGGATGAAGGGGAACTGGAGCCCAGACCCTGGCAAGGCCGGAGGAACACTCCGTACTGGTACTTCTTTCAGTGCAAGCGCCTGATCAAGGCGGGAAAG CTGGCCGAGGCCCTGGACCTGTTTGAGAGGCAGATGCTGAAAGAGGAGCAACTTCAGCCGCTTGAGTGCAACTACACCGTGCTGATCGGCGGCTGCGGGCGCGTGGGCTACCTCAAGAAGGCCTTCAGGCTCTACAGCGAC GAAATCGTCCACAAGGGTCACGCGGTCACTGAGGAGACCTTCAATTTCCTGCTTATGGGTTGTATCCAGGACAAGAAGACAGGCTTCCGGCACGCCCTGCAG GTGTGGAGGCAGATGCTGAGTCTGGGGCTCAAGCCAAGTCGGCATGGTTACAACCTGCTGTTGGGGGCAGCCCGTGACTGTGGCCTTGGGGACCCAGAGGTGGCCTCCAGGTTGCTCCTGAGGCCCCAGGAAGAGATGCTCCTGCTCCAGTCACCAGCAAGCAGGTggagggcagggagcaggggCCAGCCCAGATCAGGTGATGGTGTGTCAGCCACACTGCATGTGGAGGTCCTGGAAAGGCAGCTGTTTCTGGAACCCTCTCAGGAACTTGAGGAGCCTCCTGAGGCCAGATTACCTACCAAGGCCCACATTAATGTGGGAACTGAGCCAAAGCCTGGCCACACGGCAGCCCTCACCCCACTGGCCATGAAGCCACCTCCCTTGGAGCTGGACGTCAACCTCCTGGCCCTTGGGACTGTCTCCCCTACTGTGGTCTCCTTTGGGACAGTGGCCACCCCAGCtgacaggctggccttgatgGGAGGCCTAGAAGGCTTCCTGGGCAAGATGGTGGAGCATGGTCTCCACCCAGACATCAAAACCCTCACCCTGCTGGCCGAGGTTGTGGAGCCCGGGAGCCCTGCGGAAACCTCACTGCTGGCCGCCCTGGACAGGTACCAGGTGGAGGCTGATGTGACCTTCTTCAACACACTGATGAGGAAGAAGAGCAAGCTGGGAGACCTGGAGGGGGCGAAG GCGCTGttgccagtcctggcaaaaagggGGATTGTTCCCAACCTGCAGACATTCTGCAACCTGGCCATTGGGTGCCGCAGCCCTAGGGATGGACTGCAGCTGCTGGCGGACATGAAG AAGTCTCAGCTGAACCCCAACACCCACATCTACAGTACGCTCATCAACGCGGCCATCAAGAAGCTGGACTACGCCTACCTCATCGACATCTTGAAAGACATGCTGCAGAGCAGAGTCCCTGTGAACGAGGTGGTCATCCGCCAGCTGGAGTTTGCTGCTGAGTACCCTCCCACCTTTGACCGT TACAAAGGGAAGAACACCTACTTGGAGAAGATCGATGGCTTCCGAGCTTATTATAAGCAGTGGTTGAAAGTGATGCCCGCAGAGGAAACCCCCCACCCCTGGCAGGAGTTCCGGACTAAGCCCAAGGGGAACCGAGACACCATCGGGGATGCTGGTGTCAACGGAGGCCATGGGAGCAGGTGA